Proteins encoded by one window of Winogradskyella sp. PG-2:
- a CDS encoding serine hydrolase, with translation MKTNYSIALFLLSFVFTITISAQNDTQQFDDIVSQFYNNSDAPGATVLVAKNGKTIYRKAVGKSSIELDVDMIPENVFMLASITKQFTAVSILMLKEQGKLSLDDPITKFIPDYPTLGKTITVHHLLNHTSGIRSYTGIGNLVEVARNDKTLDELIDYFKNEPMDFDPGEEFRYNNSGYVLLGKIIEVISGDTYENFIENKIFKQLGMASSSYGNTRELVKNRVEGYEQDDSGYVNANYLSMTLPHAAGSLTSTIDDMLKWQNALTNNTFIKASTLEKAINGSELNNGEHIGYGYGLGEMSLRKSKGYTHSGGIFGTSTNGIYLIEEDVYVIGLSNCSCNDIGGLTQNLAAAAIGKPFPTMKDVVKISDDKLKQWVGAYEFEDGAIRHIFMKDGKLSSMRESETNTVFEIFPLSENHFMFEEGNIEYKFSKTDDGKHQAIFITDSENIGKEVNKAMPAARKEITLSNDILKHYVGKYELAPNFNVEVTVEGNQIYGQATGQGKFEVFAENENTFFAKVTELKVKFNKNAAGNVESFTLYQGGQETIAKKIE, from the coding sequence ATGAAAACTAATTATTCCATTGCATTATTTCTATTAAGCTTTGTATTTACAATCACTATATCAGCTCAGAATGACACGCAACAATTCGACGACATTGTATCTCAATTTTATAATAATTCTGATGCACCAGGAGCAACAGTTTTAGTCGCAAAAAATGGTAAAACCATTTACAGAAAGGCCGTTGGCAAATCTAGTATAGAGTTAGATGTGGATATGATTCCTGAGAATGTATTTATGCTCGCCTCTATTACTAAACAGTTTACAGCAGTTTCTATTTTAATGTTAAAAGAGCAAGGAAAATTAAGTTTAGATGATCCTATTACCAAGTTTATACCAGATTACCCAACACTTGGCAAAACGATTACCGTCCATCACTTATTAAATCACACTTCTGGTATAAGGAGTTACACAGGTATTGGTAATTTAGTTGAAGTTGCTAGAAATGATAAAACTTTAGATGAACTTATCGATTATTTTAAAAACGAACCTATGGATTTCGATCCAGGTGAAGAATTTAGATATAACAATTCTGGGTATGTATTACTTGGAAAAATCATTGAAGTGATTTCTGGTGATACTTATGAAAATTTTATTGAGAATAAAATTTTTAAACAATTAGGAATGGCAAGTTCAAGTTATGGAAATACTAGAGAATTAGTTAAAAATAGAGTTGAAGGTTATGAACAAGACGATTCTGGTTATGTTAATGCAAATTACCTTAGTATGACCTTGCCACATGCAGCAGGTTCATTAACCTCTACCATTGACGATATGCTAAAATGGCAAAATGCGCTAACAAATAATACATTTATAAAAGCCTCAACTTTAGAAAAAGCCATTAATGGTTCTGAGCTTAATAATGGTGAGCATATTGGCTATGGATATGGTCTTGGAGAAATGAGTTTAAGAAAATCTAAAGGTTACACGCATAGTGGTGGTATTTTTGGCACATCAACAAATGGTATTTATCTTATAGAGGAAGATGTTTATGTCATTGGATTAAGTAATTGTAGCTGTAATGATATAGGAGGCCTTACACAAAATCTTGCAGCTGCAGCTATTGGAAAACCATTTCCTACAATGAAAGATGTTGTGAAAATTTCAGATGATAAATTAAAACAATGGGTTGGAGCATATGAGTTTGAAGATGGTGCCATAAGACATATTTTTATGAAAGATGGAAAACTAAGTAGTATGAGAGAATCTGAAACAAATACTGTTTTTGAAATTTTTCCATTATCCGAAAATCACTTTATGTTTGAAGAAGGTAATATTGAGTATAAGTTTTCAAAAACTGATGACGGAAAACATCAAGCCATCTTTATTACCGATTCAGAAAATATAGGTAAGGAAGTTAATAAAGCTATGCCAGCAGCTCGTAAGGAAATTACACTTTCTAATGACATCTTAAAACACTATGTCGGAAAATATGAGTTAGCACCGAATTTCAATGTTGAAGTTACTGTTGAAGGCAATCAAATATATGGGCAAGCCACTGGTCAGGGAAAATTTGAAGTTTTTGCTGAAAATGAAAATACCTTTTTTGCAAAAGTTACAGAGCTTAAAGTAAAGTTTAATAAAAATGCTGCAGGTAATGTAGAAAGTTTCACCCTTTATCAAGGAGGGCAAGAAACCATCGCTAAAAAAATTGAATAG
- the htpG gene encoding molecular chaperone HtpG gives MTKGSINVSVENIFPLIKKFLYSDHEIFLRELISNGTDATLKLKHLTSIGESKSEYGNPQLEIKIDKEGKKLHVIDQGLGMTADEVEKYINQVAFSGAEEFLDQYKDSAKDSGIIGHFGLGFYSAFMVAEKVEIITKSHTGAPAAHWTCDGSPEFTLVEADKEDRGTEIILHIAEDSLEFLEEARIRELLNKYNKFMPIPIKFGTKEVNDPDFTPKTTKDKDGKETTEPHKQITVDDIINNPNPAWTKQPTELEDQNYKDFYRELYPMQFEEPLFNIHLNVDYPFNLTGILYFPKMTNDLNIQKDKIQLYQNQVFVTDNVEGIVPEFLTMLRGVIDSPDIPLNVSRSYLQADGNVKKISSYITRKVADKLKSLFNNSREDFEAKWDDIKIVIEYGMLSEEKFFEKADAFALYPTVDGKFYTFEELTNAIKAKQTDKDDKMVILYASNKDEQHSYIESAKAKGYEVLMLDSPIVSHLIQKLETTKENISFARVDGDHIDNLIKKDDTAISKLTDEEKTKLDDLLKAVVPSEKFSIQLEAMDSNASPFIITQPEFMRRMKEMQATGGGGMNMFGNMPEIHNLIVNTNSELVGEILNTKTKKKQERLINQSLDLARLSQGLLKGEELTNFIKRSYDMIK, from the coding sequence ATGACAAAAGGAAGTATTAATGTATCGGTAGAGAATATCTTTCCGTTAATTAAAAAGTTCTTATACAGTGATCACGAAATCTTTTTACGTGAGTTAATTAGTAATGGTACAGATGCCACACTAAAATTGAAACACCTTACTAGTATTGGTGAATCTAAATCTGAATACGGCAATCCTCAATTAGAAATTAAAATTGATAAAGAAGGGAAGAAACTTCATGTTATAGATCAAGGTTTGGGTATGACAGCTGATGAGGTTGAAAAATACATCAACCAAGTAGCTTTCTCTGGTGCTGAAGAGTTTTTAGATCAGTATAAAGATTCTGCAAAAGATTCAGGTATTATAGGCCATTTCGGTCTAGGCTTCTACTCTGCATTTATGGTCGCTGAAAAAGTTGAAATTATCACAAAGTCGCACACCGGAGCTCCAGCAGCGCATTGGACTTGTGATGGCTCGCCAGAATTCACTTTAGTTGAAGCTGATAAAGAAGATAGAGGAACTGAGATTATTCTTCATATTGCTGAAGATTCTTTAGAATTTTTAGAAGAAGCTCGTATTCGTGAGTTACTGAATAAGTATAACAAGTTTATGCCAATTCCGATTAAATTCGGAACTAAAGAAGTAAATGATCCTGACTTTACTCCAAAAACAACTAAAGATAAAGATGGAAAAGAAACTACTGAACCTCATAAGCAGATTACAGTAGATGATATCATAAACAATCCTAATCCGGCTTGGACAAAACAGCCAACCGAATTAGAAGACCAAAACTATAAAGACTTCTACAGAGAATTGTATCCAATGCAATTTGAAGAACCTTTATTTAATATTCACTTAAATGTAGATTATCCGTTTAACTTAACAGGAATCTTGTATTTCCCTAAGATGACGAATGATCTGAATATTCAGAAGGATAAAATCCAATTATATCAAAATCAGGTATTTGTAACTGATAATGTTGAAGGTATTGTACCAGAATTCTTAACCATGTTACGTGGTGTTATTGATTCGCCAGATATTCCATTAAACGTATCGCGTTCGTACTTACAAGCCGATGGAAACGTAAAGAAGATTTCATCTTACATTACACGTAAAGTAGCTGATAAATTAAAATCTTTATTTAACAATAGTCGTGAGGATTTTGAAGCCAAATGGGACGATATTAAAATCGTTATTGAATACGGTATGTTATCTGAAGAGAAATTCTTCGAAAAAGCAGATGCCTTTGCTTTATACCCAACAGTTGATGGTAAGTTCTATACGTTTGAAGAATTAACCAATGCTATTAAAGCAAAGCAGACAGACAAGGATGATAAAATGGTTATCCTTTATGCCTCTAATAAAGATGAGCAACACAGTTATATTGAATCTGCAAAAGCTAAGGGTTATGAAGTTTTAATGCTAGACTCTCCTATTGTGTCTCATTTAATTCAGAAATTAGAAACAACTAAAGAAAATATTTCTTTTGCTCGTGTGGATGGTGATCATATCGATAACTTAATTAAGAAAGACGATACTGCGATTTCTAAATTAACTGATGAAGAAAAAACTAAGCTAGACGACCTTTTAAAAGCTGTTGTACCTTCTGAGAAATTCTCTATACAATTAGAAGCCATGGATAGTAATGCGTCGCCATTTATCATTACCCAACCTGAGTTTATGCGTCGTATGAAAGAAATGCAAGCTACAGGAGGTGGCGGAATGAATATGTTTGGTAATATGCCAGAAATACACAACCTCATCGTAAACACAAACTCTGAATTAGTTGGTGAGATTTTAAACACTAAAACTAAAAAGAAGCAAGAACGTTTAATTAATCAAAGTTTAGATTTAGCGCGCTTATCTCAAGGCCTTTTAAAAGGTGAAGAGTTAACGAACTTTATTAAACGTAGTTATGATATGATTAAGTAA
- a CDS encoding 3-oxoacyl-ACP synthase III family protein yields MYNSKITGLGRYVPDNVVTNDDLSKIMDTNDEWIQERTGIKERRWVKKDSDDTSATMGAKASKIAIERAGLTKDDIDFIVFATMTPDYYFPGCGVQVQELLDMPTIGAIDIRNQCSGFVYAISVADQYIKTGMYKNVLVIGSEYHNNGLDKTTRGRGVSVIFGDGAGACVLSRSDNDSGILSSHLHSQGKYADKLIVKAPSIRHWVQDIAKTENDDSYFPYMDGTFVFKNAVVRFSEVIMEGLTANNLAKDDIDMFIPHQANLRIAQYIQKKFALRDDQVFNNIMKYGNTTAGSIIIALTEAWEEGKIKDGDTVVLAAFGSGFTWGSVIMKW; encoded by the coding sequence ATGTACAATTCAAAAATAACAGGCTTAGGTAGGTATGTACCTGACAATGTGGTGACAAACGATGATTTATCTAAGATTATGGATACTAATGACGAATGGATTCAAGAGCGTACAGGCATAAAAGAACGTCGTTGGGTAAAAAAAGATAGCGATGACACGTCTGCAACTATGGGAGCAAAAGCTTCCAAAATCGCTATTGAACGTGCTGGTCTTACTAAAGATGATATTGACTTTATTGTTTTTGCGACCATGACACCAGATTATTATTTTCCTGGTTGTGGTGTGCAAGTACAAGAGCTATTAGATATGCCAACTATTGGTGCCATAGATATTCGAAATCAATGTTCGGGTTTTGTGTATGCCATTTCTGTTGCTGATCAATATATAAAAACTGGAATGTATAAAAATGTTTTAGTCATTGGATCAGAATACCATAACAACGGATTAGATAAAACGACAAGAGGTAGAGGAGTATCTGTTATTTTTGGTGATGGAGCTGGAGCGTGTGTATTATCACGATCTGATAATGACTCTGGTATATTATCTTCTCATTTACATAGTCAAGGCAAGTATGCTGATAAATTGATTGTTAAAGCGCCAAGTATTAGACATTGGGTCCAAGATATCGCTAAAACTGAGAATGATGATTCTTATTTCCCGTATATGGATGGGACGTTTGTATTTAAAAATGCTGTAGTACGTTTTAGCGAAGTGATTATGGAAGGCTTAACAGCAAATAATTTAGCAAAGGACGATATTGATATGTTTATTCCTCACCAAGCTAACTTAAGAATAGCACAATACATTCAGAAGAAATTTGCATTAAGAGATGACCAAGTGTTTAATAACATTATGAAGTATGGTAACACTACTGCAGGCTCTATAATTATTGCATTAACTGAAGCTTGGGAAGAAGGTAAAATTAAGGATGGCGATACTGTTGTATTAGCGGCTTTTGGTAGTGGCTTCACTTGGGGAAGTGTGATTATGAAGTGGTAG
- a CDS encoding outer membrane beta-barrel family protein: MKHLFVMFAMLFSVIAFSQPNSNSDIKSGSITGRVIDAALNEPLPYVNIVIKDAANKIITGGITNDDGTFKIDKIPEGLVKVEISFIGYKTILKEVNIGKNSYKINVGDINLEEDAANLEEVTVVADVSTIQQKVDRKVITIGKDLQTAGATASEIMNNLPSVSVDQQTGSISLRGNQNVRIMVDGKLSNIPAEQLIKQIPSTSIKSIELITNPSAKYNPEGMSGIINIVLHKNTMIGFNGNINVGLAYDIEPKFNSSIDANYRNGKFNLYGSYSNNISKNYNYGKINRVEQQIDQRFNILDNNKSHLFKIGLDYYLNDKNIISVFTNQNIFDGWTNVTTNINYLTDPLLDQSQAIRGDNENDSQQYNFNYKHDFDDEGHNIELEVDHNIYEGFGGTNNTFFSAQRPNFIEDTDTDRNRTTINLDYVNPLSESVKLELGLQARLFDNSIFYQSDGRAQNEAGDYIPTTTRFDYTRDIYSAYATYGKKLEKWNYQVGLRAETVTVDSEAFRRDLAANAELTIPFENDYFELYPSAFFTYSPSEKNSYQFSYSRRIDRPGIGQVNPLPEFNTALISQFGNQELQPQFTNSMEVNYTRQLKKGSVTAGVFYRIIEDEIQQAILIDRADTNRLIITNLNFDNTSAYGIELSSSYRPTKWWSINASFDLFSQTQKSVAESFDTNGDIQLNTVEVDNVAYNVRAFNNFKVSKSLSFSAFGMYRGKNKNVQFEMGDMLMVNLGMRYSFMEGRASFNLSYNDIFDTMYARFDGQRPFLQRGQFNWESQQISGRLSYRFGGGKYRAKSRKRRDNDEKEGGGIF; the protein is encoded by the coding sequence ATGAAACATTTATTTGTAATGTTTGCTATGCTTTTTTCTGTCATAGCATTTTCCCAACCCAATTCCAATTCAGATATTAAAAGCGGTTCCATAACGGGACGCGTTATAGATGCAGCCCTGAATGAGCCCTTACCCTATGTAAATATAGTCATAAAAGATGCTGCTAATAAAATCATCACTGGTGGAATTACCAACGACGATGGAACTTTTAAAATTGACAAAATTCCTGAAGGACTTGTAAAAGTAGAAATATCTTTTATTGGCTATAAAACCATCTTAAAAGAAGTTAATATCGGTAAGAATAGTTATAAAATTAATGTTGGAGATATTAATTTAGAAGAAGATGCAGCAAACTTAGAAGAAGTCACTGTTGTTGCAGATGTCTCTACTATTCAACAAAAAGTAGATCGTAAGGTTATTACTATAGGTAAGGATTTGCAAACTGCTGGTGCAACTGCAAGTGAGATTATGAATAACCTACCTTCAGTAAGTGTAGATCAACAAACAGGTTCTATTAGCTTGCGTGGTAATCAGAATGTACGCATAATGGTAGATGGAAAACTCTCTAATATCCCTGCAGAGCAACTAATAAAACAAATACCATCTACATCTATAAAAAGTATAGAATTAATAACAAACCCTTCAGCAAAATATAATCCAGAAGGCATGAGTGGTATAATTAATATTGTGCTTCATAAAAATACTATGATAGGTTTTAATGGAAACATTAATGTTGGTCTAGCTTATGACATAGAACCAAAATTTAATAGTTCAATTGATGCTAATTATAGAAATGGCAAGTTTAATCTCTATGGTTCTTATAGTAATAACATATCAAAAAACTATAACTACGGAAAAATTAATAGAGTAGAGCAACAGATCGATCAAAGGTTTAATATTTTAGATAACAATAAGTCACACCTTTTTAAGATTGGTTTAGATTATTATTTAAATGATAAAAACATAATTTCTGTATTTACTAACCAGAATATATTTGATGGTTGGACTAACGTAACTACTAATATTAATTACTTAACTGACCCTTTATTAGATCAGTCACAAGCTATTAGAGGTGACAATGAAAATGACTCTCAACAATACAACTTTAACTATAAACACGATTTTGATGACGAAGGTCATAATATTGAGTTAGAAGTTGACCATAATATTTATGAAGGTTTTGGAGGTACTAACAATACATTTTTCAGTGCACAACGTCCAAATTTCATAGAAGATACAGATACAGACAGAAACAGAACAACTATAAACTTAGACTATGTTAATCCTTTATCAGAGTCCGTAAAATTAGAATTGGGTTTACAAGCACGTTTATTTGACAATAGCATTTTTTATCAATCCGATGGACGTGCACAAAATGAAGCCGGTGATTACATTCCAACAACTACAAGATTTGACTATACAAGAGACATTTATTCGGCTTATGCCACATATGGTAAGAAATTAGAAAAATGGAATTACCAAGTTGGTTTAAGAGCAGAAACTGTAACTGTAGATTCAGAAGCCTTCAGAAGAGATTTAGCGGCTAACGCAGAATTAACGATTCCGTTTGAAAACGATTATTTTGAATTGTATCCTTCGGCATTCTTTACCTATTCTCCTTCAGAGAAAAACTCTTACCAATTTAGTTATAGTAGAAGAATTGATCGTCCTGGTATTGGACAAGTAAATCCTTTACCAGAATTTAATACGGCTTTAATTTCACAGTTCGGGAATCAAGAATTACAACCTCAATTTACAAACTCTATGGAGGTAAACTATACGAGACAGTTGAAAAAGGGAAGTGTTACTGCAGGTGTATTTTATAGAATCATTGAAGATGAAATACAACAAGCCATATTAATTGACAGAGCAGATACAAATCGACTCATTATAACTAATTTGAATTTTGATAATACTTCTGCTTACGGTATAGAATTATCATCAAGCTATCGTCCTACAAAATGGTGGAGTATCAATGCAAGTTTCGATTTATTCTCTCAAACTCAAAAAAGTGTAGCCGAATCTTTTGATACTAATGGTGATATTCAACTAAACACAGTAGAGGTTGATAACGTGGCTTATAACGTAAGAGCTTTTAACAACTTTAAAGTAAGTAAAAGTTTAAGCTTCTCTGCATTCGGAATGTATAGAGGGAAAAATAAAAACGTACAATTTGAAATGGGCGACATGCTTATGGTGAACTTAGGTATGAGATACAGCTTTATGGAAGGTCGTGCCAGCTTTAACTTAAGCTATAATGATATTTTTGATACAATGTATGCACGCTTTGATGGGCAAAGACCATTCTTACAACGCGGACAGTTTAACTGGGAAAGTCAACAAATATCTGGACGATTATCTTACCGTTTTGGTGGCGGAAAGTATAGAGCAAAATCTCGTAAGCGTCGTGATAATGATGAAAAAGAAGGAGGAGGAATATTTTAA
- a CDS encoding CoA-binding protein, with protein MTKKTLVLGASLKPERYSNIAINRLRKYNHSVKAFGLRGGEVNDVIIDTELIHYDAIDTVTLYLNPQRQKVYYDYIIALKPNRVIFNPGTENSELYKLLDEYNIEYEAACTLVLLATRQY; from the coding sequence ATGACAAAAAAAACATTAGTGCTTGGAGCCTCGCTTAAGCCAGAGCGTTACTCTAATATCGCTATAAATAGACTTAGGAAATATAATCACAGCGTCAAAGCTTTTGGGCTTAGAGGAGGTGAGGTTAATGATGTTATAATAGATACTGAATTGATACATTATGATGCCATTGATACAGTGACTTTATATTTGAATCCTCAACGACAAAAAGTTTATTACGACTATATTATTGCTTTAAAACCTAATCGCGTTATTTTTAATCCAGGGACTGAGAATTCAGAACTTTATAAGTTACTAGATGAATATAATATTGAATATGAAGCAGCCTGTACTTTGGTGCTTCTTGCAACAAGGCAGTACTAA
- a CDS encoding vanadium-dependent haloperoxidase, giving the protein MNLKRIAISVFIFLMILSCEKEKKSIEISTEDYHNAVDKLTEVMIHDIFSPPVASRIYVYPNIAAYETLNQDNATYKSLSKQLNYLEINEVVKAEGINLKLASIIAYIDVAKELVFSRDKIEAYRDSLYTQWKKTNSSQFKYSKAYALGIADQIKAWMGADRYAETRTMPDYNIYTEDPSRWEPTPPAYMKGIEPHWNKLRPFVLDSAAQFKPTPHPKFSLEEGTPFYKELMDVFNLNNTIRANGDDSEEVAIARFWDCNPFVSVNKGHFMFAEKKITPGAHWIGICKIACKKTTSDFEKTVYAYTKTSVAIADAFISCWDEKYRSNLIRPETLINKHLDLEWAPILQTPPFPEYTSGHSVVSGASSEVLTEIFGDNFQFDDTTELPFGLPMRSFNSFRLAAQEAAVSRLYGGIHYRAAVEVGVDQGIAVGTLVNSKVSFLK; this is encoded by the coding sequence ATGAATCTTAAACGCATCGCTATATCAGTTTTTATTTTTTTAATGATTTTATCTTGCGAAAAAGAAAAAAAATCGATTGAAATTTCAACTGAAGATTACCATAATGCCGTTGATAAGTTGACTGAAGTGATGATTCATGATATATTTTCTCCACCTGTTGCAAGTCGTATATATGTGTATCCAAATATTGCAGCTTACGAAACTTTAAATCAAGACAATGCGACGTATAAATCATTAAGCAAGCAATTAAACTATTTAGAGATAAATGAAGTTGTAAAAGCTGAAGGTATCAACTTAAAATTAGCATCAATAATTGCATACATAGATGTTGCCAAAGAACTGGTTTTTTCAAGAGATAAAATAGAAGCCTATAGAGATAGTCTCTATACACAATGGAAAAAAACAAACTCAAGCCAATTTAAATATTCTAAAGCTTATGCATTAGGAATTGCTGATCAAATTAAGGCATGGATGGGAGCAGATCGTTACGCTGAAACGCGTACCATGCCAGATTATAATATCTATACTGAAGATCCATCGAGATGGGAACCTACTCCACCTGCTTATATGAAAGGTATAGAACCTCACTGGAATAAGCTTAGACCATTCGTTTTAGATTCTGCCGCGCAATTTAAACCAACTCCACATCCAAAATTTTCTTTAGAAGAAGGCACACCATTCTACAAAGAGCTAATGGATGTATTTAATCTAAACAATACGATTAGAGCCAATGGAGATGACTCCGAAGAAGTAGCTATTGCACGTTTTTGGGACTGTAATCCTTTTGTATCTGTAAATAAAGGTCATTTTATGTTCGCTGAGAAAAAAATTACTCCTGGTGCGCACTGGATTGGTATTTGTAAAATTGCCTGTAAAAAAACAACATCCGATTTTGAAAAAACAGTTTATGCTTATACAAAAACTTCTGTAGCTATTGCAGATGCTTTTATTAGTTGCTGGGACGAAAAATATAGAAGTAATCTAATTAGACCCGAAACTTTAATTAATAAACATTTAGATTTAGAATGGGCTCCGATTCTACAAACTCCACCATTCCCAGAATACACAAGTGGACATTCAGTTGTATCAGGTGCATCATCTGAAGTATTAACTGAAATTTTTGGAGATAATTTTCAGTTTGATGACACCACAGAATTACCTTTTGGTCTACCAATGCGATCTTTTAATTCGTTTAGACTAGCAGCACAAGAAGCCGCAGTAAGTAGATTATATGGTGGTATACACTACAGAGCTGCAGTAGAAGTTGGTGTTGATCAAGGTATTGCCGTTGGTACTTTGGTAAATTCTAAGGTCTCATTTTTAAAATAA